A DNA window from Brassica napus cultivar Da-Ae chromosome A4, Da-Ae, whole genome shotgun sequence contains the following coding sequences:
- the LOC106450115 gene encoding cellulose synthase-like protein B3, protein MFVTTADPVREPPILVVNTVLSLLAVNYPANKLACYVSDDGCSPLTYFSLKEASKFAKIWVPFCKKYNVRVRAPFRYFLNPLPSSRDSEFTKDWGLIKTEYEKLSRKVEDATGDSHWLDSDNDFEAFSNTKPIDHSTIVKVRVSGLMTNAPYMLNVDCDMYVNEADVYLGRGIAGIQGPIFTGSGCFHTRKVMYGLSIDDLDDSGSLSSVATKRMLAEGSLAREFGSSKEIVKSVVEALQGKSNPQQAITNSIEIAKEVGNCHYEYQTSWGKTIGWLYDSMADDVNTSIGIHSRGWTSSYISPDPPAFLGCMPPMGPVAMVQWQRWGTGMLEVFFNKQSPLMGLFHQKMRFRQRLAYISISMWGLRSIPELFYCLLPAYCLLHNSALFPKGLCLGIIVTLLGMHSLYTLWEFMRVGFSVQSWYVSQSIWRIKATSCWLFSILDITLKLLGISKVVLIVTQKTIPESRSGSGDEPTQRIDHGLSPSSGKFEIDGSLYFLPGTFIVLVNLAAIAGYWVGQQSWSCKHGGGGSGLAEACICVLVVIIFYPFLMGLFKKGKYGIPLSTLSKAVFLTALFVVFSVRK, encoded by the exons ATGTTCGTAACCACGGCGGATCCGGTTCGGGAGCCGCCGATTCTTGTTGTGAACACCGTGCTTTCGCTGCTAGCTGTGAATTATCCGGCGAATAAACTAGCATGTTATGTTTCAGACGATGGATGCTCACCTCTCACTTACTTTTCTCTCAAGGAAGCTTCTAAGTTCGCCAAGATTTGGGTTCCTTTCTGCAAGAAATACAACGTCAGAGTTAGAGCCCCTTTTAGATATTTCTTGAACCCTCTGCCCTCTTCAAGGGATTCTGAATTCACTAAAGATTGGGGACTGATTAAG ACGGAGTACGAGAAGTTAAGCCGGAAAGTGGAAGATGCCACTGGAGATTCCCATTGGTTGGATTCAGACAATGATTTCGAAGCTTTCTCAAACACAAAACCTATTGATCATTCAACTATAGTCAAA GTAAGAGTATCAGGGTTAATGACAAATGCACCATACATGTTGAACGTAGACTGTGACATGTATGTAAATGAAGCAGATGTG tatttgggACGAGGAATTGCGGGAATCCAAGGACCGATATTTACAGGCTCTGGATGTTTTCACACTAGAAAAGTTATGTACGGTCTTTCTATCGATGATTTAGATGACAGTGGAAGTCTTTCTTCAGTTGCTACAA AGAGGATGTTAGCTGAGGGGAGTCTAGCGAGAGAATTTGGGAGTTCTAAAGAGATAGTGAAATCGGTGGTCGAGGCGTTACAAGGAAAATCAAATCCCCAACAAGCCATTACAAACTCCATAGAAATAGCCAAAGAAGTGGGGAATTGTCACTATGAATACCAAACCAGCTGGGGCAAAACC ATTGGTTGGTTATACGATTCAATGGCTGACGATGTAAACACAAGTATTGGAATCCATTCGAGAGGATGGACAAGCTCATACATTTCTCCAGATCCACCAGCATTTCTTGGCTGTATGCCGCCAATGGGACCGGTGGCCATGGTCCAGTGGCAGCGATGGGGGACGGGCATGCTCGAAGTCTTTTTCAACAAACAAAGTCCGTTGATGGGACTATTTCACCAAAAAATGAGATTCAGACAACGATTGGCTTACATTTCCATTTCTATGTGGGGTCTAAGGTCAATCCCTGAGCTCTTTTATTGTCTCTTGCCTGCATATTGCCTACTACACAACTCTGCCTTATTTCCCAAG GGACTTTGTTTAGGTATAATCGTCACACTTCTGGGGATGCATTCTCTCTACACGCTATGGGAATTTATGAGGGTTGGTTTTTCCGTACAATCATGGTATGTCTCCCAATCAATTTGGAGAATAAAGGCCACTTCTTGTTGGTTATTTAGCATCCTTGATATCACACTCAAGCTTCTTGGAATCTCGAAAGTCGTGCTCATAGTCACCCAAAAGACTATTCCTGAGTCTAGGTCAGGGTCAGGAGACGAACCAACTCAGCGTATAGATCATGGCTTAAGCCCATCTTCCGGTAAATTTGAAATCGATGGCTCACTTTATTTCTTGCCAGGCACATTTATTGTGTTAGTAAATCTAGCCGCAATAGCCGGTTATTGGGTAGGTCAGCAATCGTGGAGTTGTAAGCATGGAGGTGGTGGTTCAGGTTTGGCCGAGGCATGTATTTGTGTCTTGGTGGTTATCATATTCTATCCATTTTTAATGGGCCTGTTTAAGAAGGGGAAATATGGTATCCCGTTGTCTACTCTATCTAAAGCTGTCTTTTTAACAGctttatttgttgttttctcTGTGAGAAAATAG
- the LOC106450116 gene encoding receptor like protein 23-like, which produces MATVSEWLVRLHFLLLVLLCCVSPSSCATIKFITSDPLIGLVGCHPHQIKAFTQFKNEFDARRCNHNYNGIWCNNSTGAVTKLRLRGCLTGTLKSNSSLFQFHHLRFLDLSHNNFASSSLPSEFGYLTKLEVLSLSFNGLTGQVPSSFSNLSMLSKLDLSQNDLTGSFPLVRNLTKLTVLDLSHNHFSGTLYPNNSLFELHHLLYLNLAFNNFNSSIPYEFSNLNQLKALSLSSNGFSGQVPSIFSNLTRLTLLYLDRNKLIGSIPFLQNLTMLSVLNLYENHFSGTIPSYLLTMPSLTYLDLRGNDLTGSIKVDYSSRLQYMYLGHNHFEGKIIEPISKLINLTHLDLSYLNTSYPIDLNLFSSLKSLLHLDLSGNSISPASLRSDSNIPLTLAMVFFKHCGIKKFPNMLKKLHSMQFIDLSNNRISGKLPEWLWSLPQLGTLNVVNNSLNGFEGSSEALVNSYVRILLLESNNFEGALPNLPLSITVFSAGTNNFTGEIPLSICTRRSLTVLDLNYNNFTGPIPQCVSNFTFVNLRKNNLEGSLPDMFCVSASLRTLDVGYNKLTGKLPRSLQNCSSLKFLSVDNNNIKDMFPFWLKVLPNLQVLTLRSNKFHGSISPPNQGPLGFPELRILEISDNKFTGSLPPRYFENWKAASSSLTGKEDGSLYMVYEKNPYGLIAYTFTDHIDLRYKGLRMEQANVLTSYSAIDFSRNLLEGQIPESIGLLKSLIALNLSSNAFTGHIPESLADLKALESLDMSSNKLSGTIPNGLGSVSFLSYINVSHNQLKGEIPQGTQITGQPKSSFEGNAGLCGLPLEESCFDTSDEPQPQKEEDQDQEEEEVLNLKAVAIGCGLGVLLGWAIAHKSYHLFVR; this is translated from the coding sequence atGGCCACCGTGTCCGAATGGCTTGTGCGTTTGCATTTTCTCTTGCTAGTCTTGCTATGTTGTGTCTCCCCTTCAAGCTGCGCCActataaaattcattacaaGTGATCCTCTTATTGGTCTTGTCGGTTGTCATCCCCACCAGATTAAAGCCTTTACGCAGTTCAAGAACGAGTTTGATGCCCGCCGTTGCAACCACAACTATAATGGAATCTGGTGCAATAACTCGACAGGTGCAGTCACGAAGCTACGACTCAGGGGATGTCTCACCGGAACTCTAAAGTCCAACAGTAGCCTCTTCCAGTTTCACCATCTTCGGTTTCTTGATCTTTCTCACAACAACTTTGCCTCCTCTTCACTTCCTTCCGAGTTTGGATATCTCACCAAATTAGAGGTTTTATCTCTTTCCTTTAATGGCCTCACCGGCCAAGTTCCTTCCTCATTTAGTAACCTAAGCATGCTTTCTAAACTAGACCTTTCCCAAAACGATCTCACTGGTAGTTTCCCACTTGTGCGGAATCTAACCAAGCTCACAGTCTTAGACCTTTCTCACAACCACTTCTCTGGAACTTTGTACCCCAACAATAGCCTCTTTGAGTTGCACCACCTCCTCTACCTTAATCTAGCTTTCAACAACTTCAATTCCTCTATCCCTTATGAATTTAGCAATCTCAACCAATTAAAAGCCCTTTCTCTTTCCTCCAATGGCTTTAGCGGTCAAGTTCCTTCCATATTTAGTAACCTAACCCGGTTAACTTTGTTGTACCTCGACCGAAACAAGTTAATTGGTAGCATCCCATTTTTACAAAATCTAACCATGCTCTCTGTTCTAAATCTTTATGAGAATCACTTCTCTGGAACCATTCCTTCTTATCTCCTCACTATGCCATCCTTAACATATCTTGATCTGCGTGGAAATGACCTCACCGGTTCTATCAAAGTTGATTACTCATCTAGGCTCCAATACATGTACCTTGGGCATAACCATTTTGAAGGAAAGATCATAGAGCCTATCTCAAAGCTCATCAACCTCACACATCTAGACCTTTCTTACCTAAACACAAGCTACCCAATAGACTTAAACCTCTTCTCCTCTCTCAAATCTTTGTTGCACCTTGATCTTTCTGGTAACAGTATATCTCCAGCCAGCTTACGTTCAGATTCAAACATCCCATTGACTTTAGCAATGGTGTTCTTCAAGCATTGTGGAATCAAGAAGTTCCCAAACATGTTGAAAAAACTTCATAGCATGCAGTTTATAGACCTATCCAACAATAGAATCAGTGGGAAACTTCCTGAGTGGTTATGGAGCCTTCCTCAACTAGGCACCCTAAACGTTGTAAACAACTCTTTAAACGGCTTTGAAGGCTCATCAGAAGCTTTAGTAAATTCATATGTGAGGATATTACTTTTGGAGTCAAACAATTTCGAAGGAGCACTTCCAAATCTACCACTCTCCATCACCGTCTTCTCTGCTGGTACTAATAACTTCACAGGAGAGATACCTCTCTCAATCTGCACCAGGAGATCACTTACTGTCCTTGACCTAAACTACAACAACTTCACCGGTCCAATTCCTCAGTGTGTGAGTAACTTCACTTTCGTGAATCTCCGGAAGAACAACTTGGAAGGAAGTCTCCCAGACATGTTCTGTGTTAGTGCCTCGCTTCGGACGCTTGACGTTGGCTACAATAAACTAACCGGAAAGCTTCCAAGGTCGCTTCAAAACTGCTCCTctctaaagtttctaagtgttGACAACAACAATATCAAAGACATGTTTCCTTTCTGGCTCAAGGTGTTACCGAACTTGCAAGTTCTTACCCTCCGTTCAAACAAGTTCCACGGTTCGATATCTCCTCCTAATCAAGGTCCTCTTGGGTTTCCGGAGCTACGAATATTAGAAATATCTGATAACAAATTTACCGGAAGCTTGCCACCAAGATATTTCGAGAACTGGAAAGCAGCATCATCATCACTCACAGGGAAAGAAGATGGGAGTTTATACATGGTGTATGAGAAGAATCCATACGGCTTGATTGCATATACCTTCACGGATCATATAGATTTGCGATACAAAGGTTTGCGTATGGAGCAAGCGAACGTCCTCACTTCGTATAGTGCTATTGATTTTTCAAGAAATCTTTTGGAAGGACAAATTCCTGAATCTATTGGTCTTTTAAAGTCGTTGATTGCACTAAACCTATCAAGCAACGCCTTCACAGGCCATATTCCTGAATCGTTGGCTGATCTTAAGGCTCTCGAGTCTCTAGATATGTCCAGCAACAAACTCTCTGGAACTATTCCCAATGGACTTGGGAGCGTGTCGTTTTTGTCGTACATAAATGTGTCTCACAACCAACTCAAAGGTGAAATACCGCAAGGAACACAAATTACTGGGCAGCCTAAATCTTCATTTGAAGGGAACGCAGGGCTTTGTGGTCTTCCTCTTGAAGAAAGTTGCTTCGACACTAGTGATGAACCTCAaccacaaaaagaagaagaccaagaccaagaagaagaagaagtgttgaACTTGAAAGCAGTGGCCATAGGGTGTGGATTAGGAGTGTTGCTTGGATGGGCTATAGCACACAAGTCGTATCATTTGTTCGTCCGTTGA
- the LOC106448802 gene encoding protein yippee-like At3g08990 encodes MDSFFRVKVVYVNDCSFGVMGRVFLIENNGPVYTCATCNVQIAKSEDLLDAWLDLYQFYLVYNVVIAEVPVLYHDDLFSGHEVSCVNCCALLGWRNPAPPPDQLPGDEIMPAFVFEHGRVAPPPDNLPQD; translated from the exons ATGGATTCTTTCTTCCGAGTCAAAGTAGTATACGTTAATGATTGCAGTTTTGGAGTTATGGGAAGAGTGTTCTTGATCGAAAACAACGGACCAGTCTATACATGCGCTACATGCAACGTTCAAATCGCAAAAAGTGAAGATCTCTTGGATGCATGGCTCGACTTATATCAGTTTTACCTTGT GTACAATGTCGTGATTGCCGAAGTCCCTGTTCTCTACCACGACGATCTCTTCTCCGGCCATGAGGTGTCATGCGTCAATTGTTGCGCACTTCTCGGGTGGAGAAATCCAGCACCGCCGCCAGATCAATTACCAGGAGATGAGATCATGCCAGCATTCGTCTTTGAGCATGGCCGTGTTGCTCCACCACCGGATAATCTACCACAAGATTGA